In one Chitinophaga sancti genomic region, the following are encoded:
- a CDS encoding ABC transporter permease, producing the protein MLDRNFNNLYIALDSLGANRLRSFLTALGIIFGVSAVIAMLAIGKGAQEEILNQMKLVGVNNIVIKPKSQEKKDNTSNNSDQKEPESKPKFSKGLSLADAMSIRRILPTVVAISPEMLLEQDVIYGSKSSKLKVVGVEPAFFDINNIRITTGSGFNEKERIEGDGVCVIGSDVKRKFFISEDPLGKTIKCGTQWLKIIGVTEEKMISSTTKENLGIRDYNMDIYVPIQTMLVRFKNPSLYLGKKDGEDNSEDRNKSPQIFHQLDQLVIQVNDADNLSKSAGVINRMLKRRHNDVSDFDMTIPEQLLKQQQKTKDVFNIVLSAIAGISLLVGGIGIMNIMLASVLERTREIGIRMALGAQKKDIVMQFLFESVLISLSGGIIGVLLGVSGAYLVDRLAEIHTIISPFSIFISFMLASAVGLIFGISPARKAAHKNPIECLRHD; encoded by the coding sequence ATGTTAGACCGCAATTTTAATAATCTCTATATCGCACTTGACTCCCTGGGGGCCAACAGGCTGCGATCTTTCCTGACAGCCCTGGGTATCATTTTCGGTGTATCGGCAGTGATTGCGATGCTGGCAATTGGTAAAGGTGCGCAGGAAGAAATTTTGAACCAGATGAAACTGGTGGGTGTGAATAACATTGTGATTAAACCAAAATCGCAGGAGAAGAAAGACAATACCAGTAATAATTCAGATCAAAAAGAACCTGAGTCGAAACCAAAGTTTTCGAAAGGCTTGTCATTGGCAGATGCCATGAGCATACGACGTATACTGCCTACGGTGGTGGCGATTAGCCCGGAGATGTTACTGGAGCAGGATGTGATTTATGGGAGTAAAAGTAGTAAGCTGAAAGTGGTGGGCGTGGAGCCTGCATTTTTTGATATTAACAATATCCGGATTACCACTGGTAGTGGGTTTAATGAGAAGGAACGGATTGAAGGAGATGGTGTTTGTGTGATAGGCAGTGATGTGAAGCGGAAGTTTTTTATATCAGAGGATCCGCTGGGGAAGACGATAAAATGTGGTACGCAATGGTTGAAAATTATTGGTGTGACGGAGGAGAAGATGATTAGTAGTACGACGAAGGAGAACTTAGGGATCAGGGATTATAATATGGATATCTATGTGCCTATACAAACGATGCTGGTCAGGTTTAAGAATCCTTCGCTGTACTTAGGAAAGAAGGATGGAGAAGATAATTCAGAGGATAGAAATAAGTCTCCACAAATCTTTCATCAGTTAGATCAGTTGGTGATACAGGTGAATGATGCGGATAATTTGTCGAAGTCTGCTGGTGTAATCAACAGGATGTTGAAAAGAAGGCATAATGATGTGAGTGATTTTGATATGACCATCCCTGAGCAATTGCTGAAGCAACAGCAGAAAACAAAGGATGTGTTCAATATTGTATTGAGTGCGATAGCGGGAATTTCCTTGCTGGTAGGGGGCATCGGGATTATGAATATCATGCTGGCTTCGGTGCTGGAGCGTACGCGTGAGATTGGGATAAGGATGGCATTGGGTGCGCAGAAGAAAGATATTGTGATGCAGTTTTTGTTTGAATCTGTGTTGATCAGTCTTTCCGGGGGAATTATCGGTGTGTTATTAGGTGTGTCGGGGGCATACCTGGTGGATCGATTGGCAGAGATACATACGATTATTTCACCTTTCTCCATATTTATCTCTTTCATGCTGGCATCTGCTGTGGGGTTGATTTTTGGAATTTCGCCCGCCCGCAAAGCTGCTCATAAAAACCCGATTGAATGTTTACGCCATGATTAG
- a CDS encoding efflux RND transporter periplasmic adaptor subunit, with protein MFKRRKWLFLALAIPVIAVTYFFLTGKAADNSIIVKVKKGNFRDVVNCSGELEAENTVYISAPNDLQSNQIYDEIKIQDMVAEGTHVQEGGYIATLDPSLVNKKISDIQLEVEKANSEIIQTSLDTALTLRESRDQMANLLFQMEQKKLALELSKYEPPATIRQAEIDLDKAKRDHEQMKENYKIKQQQAATKMIQARRNSDELSMRIKRLEDLRDRFVIKSGKSGLLVYINDWSTGGKKKTGSVVRPWDPRVAMLPDLSSMLSKVYINEVDISKIHQSQKVTMGLDAFPEVKMQGVVKTVANIGETRPGATAKVFEVMIKLNRVDSILKPGMTTSNNILVNEIAAKLIIPLEAVFASGNISYVYTRQGGNIEKQQVKLGKSNEDEVIVEKGLGEGDIVYLSVPENAREKKINLLK; from the coding sequence ATGTTCAAACGCCGTAAATGGCTGTTTTTAGCCCTTGCAATCCCTGTTATTGCGGTAACCTATTTTTTTCTGACTGGCAAAGCTGCGGACAATAGTATTATCGTTAAAGTTAAGAAAGGCAATTTCCGCGATGTAGTCAACTGTTCAGGAGAGCTGGAAGCCGAGAATACGGTGTACATCTCTGCTCCTAATGACTTGCAGTCGAATCAGATCTATGATGAGATCAAGATCCAGGACATGGTAGCCGAAGGTACGCATGTACAGGAGGGTGGTTACATCGCTACTTTAGATCCTTCGCTTGTCAACAAAAAGATCAGTGATATTCAGCTGGAAGTTGAAAAGGCTAATTCAGAAATCATCCAGACTTCGCTGGACACTGCGCTCACCTTACGTGAGAGCCGTGACCAGATGGCAAACCTGCTCTTCCAGATGGAGCAGAAAAAACTAGCTTTGGAACTTAGTAAGTATGAACCTCCTGCTACTATCAGGCAGGCGGAGATTGACCTGGACAAAGCTAAGCGTGACCATGAGCAGATGAAGGAGAATTACAAGATCAAACAGCAGCAGGCCGCTACCAAAATGATTCAGGCCAGGCGGAATTCTGATGAACTGAGCATGCGCATCAAACGACTGGAAGATTTGCGGGATCGGTTTGTGATCAAGTCAGGCAAGAGTGGATTGCTGGTGTATATCAATGACTGGTCTACCGGAGGCAAAAAGAAAACAGGATCAGTAGTAAGACCCTGGGATCCACGTGTAGCCATGCTACCAGATCTCTCTTCGATGTTGTCAAAAGTGTATATCAATGAAGTTGATATCAGCAAAATACATCAGTCTCAAAAAGTGACTATGGGGCTGGATGCATTTCCTGAAGTAAAGATGCAAGGGGTGGTGAAGACGGTGGCCAATATCGGGGAAACCCGGCCAGGTGCTACTGCGAAAGTGTTCGAGGTGATGATCAAACTGAATAGGGTAGATTCTATACTGAAGCCGGGGATGACGACTTCTAATAACATCCTGGTAAATGAAATTGCAGCAAAACTGATAATACCATTGGAAGCGGTGTTTGCAAGTGGTAATATCAGTTATGTATATACGAGACAAGGAGGGAATATTGAGAAGCAACAGGTTAAACTGGGTAAGTCCAACGAAGATGAGGTTATTGTAGAAAAGGGCCTGGGAGAAGGAGACATTGTATATCTGTCAGTGCCTGAAAATGCCAGGGAAAAGAAAATCAATTTATTAAAATAG
- a CDS encoding ATP-binding protein, which translates to MQLNKTQSDLSDSLKGKLDMISNFNREVRTPLNAIIGMSEQLTHTPMDKEQRELLHAIERAAGMLLRIMTDAQEVYHLAKDDIQLDPQPFEIYTVFYAVTEERRKIAIDKHLYFDAVYDGDQYLRVMGDALRLKQVMQHLIDNAIRYTSTGGVQVILRVSKAIEDKVVVHLEVKDTGAGIPGNILPNLFTYYSFPRPPHMAAVSGTGLGLSIVQKILRLHGSDIHVESAQGKGSCFSFKITYQLAEVQTLVITRREQEEMTGSFMEGRNILVADDQEMNLVLLSHILSRWKCNFDKAKDGIAAYELFSRHEYDMVLLDIQMPGMTGLEVVRKIREDRNVLKANVPVLAITSDITLTENSRYRDLGFNDCMLKPFREKDIYNTIIRHLPPADVKAL; encoded by the coding sequence ATGCAATTAAACAAAACACAATCTGACTTGTCTGATTCTTTAAAAGGCAAGCTGGATATGATTTCAAACTTCAACAGAGAAGTTCGTACCCCACTAAATGCCATTATCGGCATGAGTGAACAACTGACGCATACCCCAATGGATAAGGAACAGCGGGAACTGCTACATGCCATAGAACGTGCTGCTGGTATGCTGCTTCGCATCATGACCGATGCCCAGGAAGTATATCACCTGGCAAAAGATGATATACAACTGGACCCACAGCCCTTTGAAATCTATACCGTTTTTTATGCTGTAACTGAAGAAAGAAGAAAAATAGCAATTGATAAACATTTATACTTTGATGCCGTTTATGATGGTGATCAATACCTGCGTGTAATGGGTGATGCGCTGCGACTAAAACAGGTGATGCAACACCTGATTGACAACGCTATCAGGTACACTTCAACGGGAGGTGTACAAGTGATATTACGTGTGTCAAAAGCTATTGAGGACAAAGTTGTCGTTCACCTGGAAGTGAAAGATACAGGCGCTGGAATTCCTGGAAATATTCTACCCAATTTGTTTACCTACTATTCATTTCCACGTCCTCCGCACATGGCAGCGGTGAGTGGTACCGGGTTGGGTTTGTCGATTGTTCAGAAGATACTTCGATTGCATGGGAGTGATATTCATGTTGAAAGTGCGCAGGGCAAAGGCAGTTGTTTTTCTTTTAAAATTACTTATCAGTTAGCGGAGGTGCAGACGCTGGTCATTACCCGGAGAGAACAGGAGGAAATGACTGGTAGTTTTATGGAAGGCAGGAATATCCTGGTAGCTGATGACCAGGAAATGAACCTTGTTTTGTTATCCCATATCCTGAGCCGCTGGAAGTGTAATTTTGATAAGGCAAAGGACGGAATTGCAGCATATGAATTGTTTTCCCGTCATGAGTATGACATGGTATTGCTGGATATACAGATGCCGGGAATGACAGGTTTGGAAGTGGTGAGGAAGATCCGGGAGGATCGTAATGTACTCAAAGCAAATGTGCCTGTGCTGGCAATTACCTCGGATATTACGCTGACTGAGAATAGCCGGTATAGAGATTTAGGTTTTAATGATTGTATGCTGAAACCTTTCAGGGAAAAAGATATTTACAACACCATCATCAGGCATTTGCCTCCGGCAGATGTAAAGGCTTTATAA
- a CDS encoding M48 family metallopeptidase codes for MSTIFSAGSEKPTTVQPAGSFRLQVLKMMGSILLFFVTYGLLLIYAGILAAIFLWAGVSLIMFAPLHPMTIFTFLLIIAGLGIIFMGLMQVLFLVKFLFTRQQQDLSLRIPITRKEQPVLFDCLQKIAQSTKTRFPKKVYLAPGVNAAVIYPVRFMNMFWPVGKNLEIGLGLVNSLNISEFSMAIAHEFGHFSQRSMKLASYVYTVNRMIYNMLYENQSWHKTMSWISGRWIVFALLARINLRIVSDIQKALRLMYGMVNRQYMALRREMEFHADEVALKVAGTDAAISAMRRLEISGFFYEHCLLQLPEMARQQRRFGNIYEVHRSLIRLYASQHEIALDAHQLPLVTDSYFSSFLLSRIQLPDQWATHPSREEREQRYVAANISKTMHPESAWQLFHHAEELQEQMSTLLNQPFLQQPGQYVPYPVENFIAETATRIKDYSMPAVFNEYYDNRPFPLLPEANITPLPNDQMAALSISLLYAENNVQRLRAYFRDIQDADTLHAIQLGQIKTRYFEFEGKQYPANAAAKVRNRLQTHIRQEAEWLQAHDLLALHYHYTVAFQKDPAFAQQLLEKYFKLMEHQGICWQLNDIVGRIFHSVSSLFSEQGLTIASAQPYFDSLVDEGVLLKKVLLRLKQMSEVSGGWDNTLQEKVSHFLRFNYSYVNGNEPVMEEITNLHEISTTVMEQYNNSIILMKKAWLEAVL; via the coding sequence ATGTCCACCATTTTTTCGGCCGGTTCCGAAAAGCCAACTACAGTCCAACCTGCGGGTTCATTCAGATTGCAGGTCCTCAAAATGATGGGCAGCATTCTGCTGTTCTTCGTCACTTATGGTTTGCTGCTGATATATGCAGGGATCCTCGCCGCCATTTTTCTCTGGGCAGGTGTCAGCCTTATTATGTTTGCACCGCTCCATCCCATGACCATCTTCACCTTCCTGCTCATCATTGCAGGATTAGGAATTATCTTTATGGGTTTGATGCAGGTCTTATTCCTGGTCAAGTTTCTTTTCACCCGGCAGCAACAGGATTTGTCATTGCGCATTCCCATCACCCGCAAGGAACAACCTGTACTTTTTGATTGCCTGCAAAAAATTGCGCAAAGCACCAAAACCCGCTTCCCTAAAAAGGTCTACCTCGCTCCCGGCGTAAATGCAGCAGTCATTTACCCCGTTCGCTTCATGAATATGTTCTGGCCCGTTGGCAAAAACCTGGAAATCGGTTTAGGGCTTGTCAATAGTCTGAACATAAGTGAATTCAGTATGGCAATCGCACATGAATTTGGTCATTTTTCGCAGCGAAGCATGAAACTCGCCAGCTATGTGTACACGGTGAACAGAATGATCTACAATATGCTTTACGAAAACCAGAGCTGGCACAAAACCATGAGCTGGATCTCAGGCAGGTGGATCGTATTCGCATTGCTGGCCCGTATCAATCTTCGCATAGTCAGCGATATACAAAAGGCCCTGCGGTTGATGTATGGTATGGTGAACAGGCAATACATGGCCCTGAGAAGGGAAATGGAATTTCATGCGGATGAAGTGGCGCTGAAAGTAGCAGGTACAGATGCTGCCATTTCGGCCATGCGCAGACTGGAAATAAGTGGGTTCTTTTATGAGCATTGTCTGCTGCAATTGCCCGAAATGGCAAGGCAGCAACGACGCTTTGGAAATATCTATGAAGTACACCGCTCGCTCATCAGGCTCTATGCTTCTCAACATGAAATTGCGCTGGATGCACATCAGTTACCCTTAGTAACAGATAGCTATTTTAGCTCATTTTTACTGAGCAGGATACAGCTCCCGGATCAGTGGGCTACGCATCCCTCCAGGGAAGAAAGGGAGCAACGCTATGTGGCAGCGAATATCAGCAAAACAATGCATCCTGAAAGTGCATGGCAACTCTTTCATCATGCAGAGGAATTGCAAGAGCAAATGTCGACCTTGCTGAATCAACCTTTTCTACAGCAACCGGGTCAATATGTGCCTTATCCCGTGGAAAACTTCATCGCAGAAACAGCTACCAGGATCAAAGATTACTCAATGCCAGCTGTCTTCAATGAGTATTACGACAATCGCCCGTTTCCGTTGTTACCTGAAGCGAATATTACCCCGCTCCCTAATGATCAGATGGCAGCATTATCCATTTCTTTATTATATGCAGAGAATAATGTACAGCGGTTGCGGGCTTATTTCAGGGATATTCAGGATGCGGATACCTTACATGCCATTCAGCTGGGGCAAATCAAAACCAGGTATTTTGAATTTGAGGGAAAACAATACCCGGCCAATGCTGCGGCCAAAGTTCGTAACAGGTTGCAAACCCACATCCGGCAGGAAGCAGAGTGGTTGCAGGCGCATGATCTGCTGGCATTGCATTACCATTATACAGTAGCTTTTCAGAAAGATCCCGCCTTTGCACAGCAATTGCTGGAAAAGTATTTCAAGCTCATGGAGCACCAGGGTATTTGCTGGCAGTTGAATGATATAGTGGGCAGGATTTTTCATTCAGTTAGTTCCTTGTTTAGCGAGCAGGGATTGACGATAGCCAGTGCGCAGCCTTATTTTGACAGCCTGGTAGATGAAGGGGTATTGCTAAAGAAGGTGTTGCTCCGCCTGAAGCAGATGTCGGAAGTGTCAGGAGGATGGGATAATACCTTGCAGGAAAAGGTGAGCCATTTCCTGCGGTTTAATTATAGTTATGTAAATGGGAATGAGCCGGTTATGGAAGAGATTACGAATTTGCATGAGATTAGTACGACGGTGATGGAACAGTATAATAATAGTATCATCTTAATGAAGAAGGCCTGGCTGGAAGCGGTGTTGTAA
- a CDS encoding DNA polymerase III subunit gamma/tau codes for MENFIVSARKYRPQNFSTVVGQSHITTTLKNAIRNNQLAHAFLFCGPRGVGKTTCARILAKTINCENLQPDGEACNQCHSCVSFNEGSSFNIHELDAASNNSVDDIRTLVEQVRFAPQAGKYKIYIIDEVHMLSSSAFNAFLKTLEEPPSYAIFILATTEKHKILPTILSRCQIFDFKRITIQDTVEHLQEICQKEHIQAENDALHLVAQKTDGCMRDSLSTLDKIVSFTGGKLTYQNTLEHLNILDYDYFFKIMDGVLQQDVASALLIFDEILQKGFEGDNFLNGWAEFLRNLLLCKEDKVLHLVEVSGNLKDRYRQLSGKLSPSYLITALHLLNETEINYRMARNKRLHVELALIKLCFLQQAVTLVSDDQTGEVVKKKLVADGSAPQKLRAPIAQATPAKAGQPATSTSIAADEPKLSIENKVPVQSTGVQQGLNTAAQQTGYTQTGTTQSVSSQAGYNQSGSSQSGSAQNGTTHAGSSQSGTSHYDTSQSGSSHTSSKPAATVPKVSGLAAMKQAFAAQQTVETRQESIPMTHGALSVYWDEFIDRFRQANKMTVVSNLQLAVIAMLGAEEIGITSRNIVQFRFMEEEKLHISQFFKDKFRNNSLVLTLHLDESQQTADIGPAPLSSREKFAKMIEKYPLVKELKDKLNLELDF; via the coding sequence ATGGAGAATTTTATCGTTTCTGCCCGTAAATACAGACCACAGAACTTTTCTACAGTAGTAGGACAATCCCACATTACCACCACGCTCAAAAACGCTATCCGCAATAACCAACTTGCGCACGCCTTTTTGTTCTGCGGTCCACGCGGTGTGGGTAAAACCACCTGTGCCCGTATCCTGGCAAAAACTATTAACTGCGAAAATCTCCAACCCGATGGAGAGGCCTGCAACCAATGTCACTCCTGCGTTTCCTTCAACGAAGGCTCCTCATTCAACATCCATGAACTGGATGCTGCATCCAACAACTCTGTAGACGACATTCGTACCCTCGTAGAACAGGTGCGCTTTGCTCCTCAAGCCGGTAAATATAAAATCTATATCATAGATGAGGTCCACATGCTCAGTTCCTCCGCGTTCAATGCATTCCTGAAAACGCTGGAAGAGCCGCCCTCCTATGCCATTTTTATCCTGGCTACCACCGAGAAACATAAAATCCTCCCCACTATCCTGAGCCGGTGCCAGATCTTCGATTTCAAGCGCATCACTATCCAGGACACGGTAGAGCACTTACAGGAGATCTGTCAGAAAGAACACATCCAGGCCGAAAACGATGCCCTGCACCTGGTAGCGCAAAAGACCGATGGCTGTATGCGTGACTCGCTCAGTACCCTGGATAAAATCGTCTCCTTCACCGGCGGCAAACTTACTTACCAGAACACCCTGGAGCACCTGAACATCCTTGACTATGACTACTTCTTCAAGATCATGGATGGAGTACTGCAACAGGATGTAGCTTCCGCACTCCTCATATTTGACGAGATCCTGCAAAAGGGTTTCGAAGGCGATAACTTCCTGAACGGCTGGGCTGAATTCCTCCGCAACCTCCTGTTGTGTAAGGAAGATAAAGTTCTCCACCTGGTAGAAGTAAGTGGTAACCTGAAAGATCGTTACCGCCAGTTGTCCGGTAAACTCAGTCCTTCTTACCTGATCACCGCCCTCCACCTCCTGAACGAAACGGAGATCAATTACCGCATGGCACGCAATAAACGTTTGCATGTGGAATTGGCCCTGATCAAACTCTGTTTCCTGCAACAGGCAGTTACCTTAGTCAGTGATGACCAAACCGGGGAGGTAGTAAAAAAAAAACTGGTAGCTGACGGTTCCGCTCCTCAAAAACTGCGGGCACCGATTGCACAGGCAACACCCGCTAAAGCAGGTCAACCGGCTACAAGTACATCCATTGCTGCCGATGAGCCAAAACTCTCTATAGAAAATAAAGTGCCTGTACAGTCAACTGGGGTACAACAGGGTTTAAATACAGCTGCTCAGCAGACCGGGTATACTCAAACAGGAACTACTCAATCAGTTTCCTCCCAGGCTGGGTATAACCAATCCGGATCTTCTCAATCAGGTTCCGCTCAAAATGGAACCACTCATGCAGGATCTTCCCAATCGGGTACCTCCCATTATGATACCTCTCAATCCGGTTCTTCACATACCAGCTCCAAACCTGCTGCCACAGTGCCAAAGGTATCCGGCCTTGCTGCCATGAAACAGGCATTTGCCGCACAGCAAACCGTCGAAACCAGGCAGGAGAGCATCCCAATGACGCATGGCGCACTTTCCGTATACTGGGATGAATTCATCGACCGCTTCCGCCAGGCTAACAAAATGACAGTTGTAAGCAATTTACAACTAGCCGTAATCGCCATGCTGGGAGCTGAAGAGATCGGAATCACGAGCCGGAATATTGTGCAATTCCGCTTCATGGAAGAAGAAAAATTGCACATCTCCCAATTCTTCAAAGACAAGTTCCGGAACAACAGCCTGGTACTGACCCTCCATCTGGACGAATCACAGCAAACTGCGGATATTGGCCCTGCACCGCTATCCAGCCGTGAAAAATTTGCAAAGATGATAGAAAAATATCCGCTCGTGAAAGAGTTGAAAGACAAACTAAATCTAGAACTCGATTTTTAA
- a CDS encoding pyruvate dehydrogenase complex dihydrolipoamide acetyltransferase has protein sequence MAEVIRMPLLSDTMTEGVIAEWHKKVGDTVKADDVIAEVETDKATMEVMGYVEGTLLYIGVEKGKAAKVNEVIAVVGKPGEDFKSLLGGAAPAPAAAPAQPEAQAPAPAAAPAPAADNAAAAEALKNATVIRMPLLSDTMTEGKIVAWNKKVGDTVKSDDVLAEVETDKATMEVIGYAEGELLYVGVKEGDAAKVNGIIAIVGKKGTNVDAILAAEGGAKPAAAAPVANAAPAATPEAATDANGRVKASPLAKKLAQEKGIDINKVTGSGDNGRIVKKDVDGFVPSAAPATTAPAPAVAKSAAPAFAPAGQEGYTDIPLTQMRKVIAKRLSESKFTAPHFYLKVDVNMDKAMDARKAINEVSPVKISFNDMVIKAAALALRQHPDVNSSWMGDFIRQNQHIHIGSAVAIEDGLIVPVIRFADQKSLSQIAADAKGLYDKAKNKKLQPQDFSGNTFTISNLGMMGIDEFTAIINPPDSAILAVGGIKETVISEKGQFKAVNIMKLTLSCDHRSVDGSVGARFLATLKGYLENPVTMLV, from the coding sequence ATGGCAGAAGTTATCAGAATGCCCCTTTTGAGTGACACGATGACAGAAGGGGTGATCGCGGAATGGCATAAAAAGGTAGGTGATACCGTAAAAGCAGACGATGTAATTGCTGAGGTGGAAACTGATAAGGCCACCATGGAAGTGATGGGATATGTAGAGGGTACCTTATTATATATAGGTGTAGAGAAGGGAAAGGCTGCTAAAGTAAATGAAGTGATAGCTGTCGTTGGTAAACCAGGTGAAGACTTCAAGTCCTTACTGGGTGGTGCTGCTCCCGCTCCTGCCGCTGCACCGGCTCAACCTGAAGCTCAGGCACCAGCTCCGGCTGCTGCACCAGCGCCAGCTGCTGATAATGCAGCTGCTGCAGAGGCTCTGAAAAATGCTACTGTTATTCGTATGCCGCTCCTGAGCGATACGATGACAGAAGGTAAAATCGTAGCCTGGAATAAAAAAGTAGGCGACACCGTAAAAAGCGACGACGTTCTGGCTGAAGTGGAAACCGATAAGGCAACCATGGAAGTAATTGGTTACGCTGAAGGTGAATTATTATATGTAGGCGTAAAAGAAGGTGATGCTGCCAAAGTAAATGGTATCATCGCTATCGTAGGTAAAAAGGGTACGAACGTAGATGCTATCCTGGCTGCTGAAGGTGGTGCTAAGCCAGCTGCTGCTGCTCCTGTTGCAAATGCTGCTCCTGCCGCAACTCCTGAAGCTGCGACTGACGCTAATGGTCGTGTGAAAGCATCTCCACTGGCTAAGAAACTGGCACAGGAAAAAGGTATCGATATTAATAAAGTAACCGGTTCCGGTGATAACGGTAGAATCGTGAAGAAAGATGTGGACGGCTTCGTTCCATCTGCAGCACCTGCTACCACCGCTCCTGCACCAGCTGTTGCAAAATCAGCTGCTCCTGCATTTGCACCTGCCGGTCAGGAAGGTTATACCGATATTCCGCTGACTCAGATGCGTAAAGTAATCGCTAAACGCCTGAGCGAAAGCAAATTCACTGCTCCTCACTTCTACCTCAAAGTAGATGTTAATATGGATAAGGCAATGGATGCCCGTAAAGCAATTAACGAGGTTTCTCCTGTTAAGATCTCCTTCAATGATATGGTGATCAAGGCAGCTGCCCTGGCCCTGCGCCAGCATCCTGATGTAAACAGCAGCTGGATGGGTGATTTCATCCGCCAGAACCAACATATACACATTGGTTCCGCTGTAGCTATCGAAGATGGTCTGATCGTACCGGTTATCCGCTTCGCTGATCAGAAATCCCTGAGCCAGATCGCAGCTGATGCTAAAGGTCTGTACGACAAAGCGAAAAACAAGAAACTGCAACCACAGGACTTCAGCGGTAATACCTTCACTATCTCTAACCTGGGTATGATGGGTATCGATGAGTTCACCGCCATCATCAATCCGCCGGATTCTGCAATCCTGGCTGTTGGTGGTATCAAGGAAACAGTCATTTCTGAGAAAGGACAGTTCAAAGCTGTTAATATCATGAAACTGACCCTGAGCTGCGATCACCGTAGCGTAGATGGTTCCGTAGGCGCAAGGTTCCTGGCAACACTGAAAGGTTACCTGGAAAACCCGGTTACAATGCTGGTTTAA
- a CDS encoding GbsR/MarR family transcriptional regulator produces the protein MKLAEAKAQFILTWGSLGAQWGINRTMAQIHALLMIMPEPLSAEDIMAELNISRGNTNMNVRELINWGLVDRVLVPGERKEYFTAEKDIYKVAKEIARERKRRELDPILKTLEQLQEVEGDPKDKHVKSFKDSITEINKFAHQTDKTLNAFVKADANWFYSTLMKLFK, from the coding sequence ATGAAATTAGCCGAAGCAAAAGCACAATTCATCCTAACATGGGGCTCACTCGGAGCGCAATGGGGAATCAACCGGACCATGGCCCAGATCCACGCTTTGCTAATGATCATGCCTGAACCCCTGAGTGCAGAAGATATCATGGCAGAGCTAAACATTTCCAGAGGGAACACTAACATGAACGTGCGTGAACTCATTAACTGGGGCCTGGTAGACCGCGTACTCGTTCCCGGCGAAAGAAAAGAATACTTCACCGCAGAAAAAGACATCTACAAAGTCGCCAAAGAAATAGCCCGTGAAAGGAAGCGCAGAGAACTGGACCCCATTCTTAAAACCCTGGAACAACTCCAGGAAGTAGAAGGCGATCCGAAAGACAAACACGTAAAATCGTTCAAAGATTCCATTACAGAGATCAACAAATTCGCTCACCAGACAGACAAGACCCTGAATGCATTTGTAAAAGCAGACGCAAACTGGTTCTATTCAACCCTGATGAAGTTGTTTAAATAA
- a CDS encoding CoA-binding protein: protein MSDKKKTVVLGASPNPDRYSFLAVNKLTAHGHPVVAIGKKAAQIGNIPISTDHPSQEDVDTVTLYMNPGNQKEYYDYIMNLHPKRIIFNPGTENDELAKMAGEKGIDTLEACTLVLLSTGQY, encoded by the coding sequence ATGAGCGATAAGAAAAAAACAGTGGTATTAGGCGCTTCACCTAATCCCGACAGATATAGTTTTCTGGCTGTAAACAAATTGACAGCGCATGGACATCCTGTAGTAGCCATTGGTAAAAAGGCTGCACAGATTGGTAATATCCCCATCAGCACTGATCATCCATCGCAGGAAGATGTAGATACTGTAACCCTGTATATGAATCCGGGCAATCAGAAAGAATATTATGATTACATCATGAACCTGCATCCTAAACGCATCATCTTCAATCCCGGTACAGAAAATGACGAACTGGCGAAAATGGCCGGAGAAAAAGGGATTGATACACTCGAAGCTTGCACATTGGTACTCCTGAGTACCGGACAATATTGA
- a CDS encoding ribonuclease H-like YkuK family protein, producing MKWRRFNGEQIQLPIKEEVRQAIIRETAKGFHLKVCIGTDSQVKGIDTEFATVIVFLREGHGGFMFIHNEKTHDVYSIKERMLIEVAKSIEIAYELCDMFTDYDVDMEVHADINTNPQFKSNLALREAMGYILGMGFAFKAKPDAFASSCCADKVVN from the coding sequence ATGAAATGGAGAAGATTCAACGGCGAACAAATCCAATTGCCAATTAAGGAAGAAGTCCGCCAGGCCATCATCCGCGAAACAGCCAAAGGCTTTCACCTCAAAGTATGCATCGGCACTGACTCTCAGGTCAAAGGTATCGACACAGAATTCGCTACCGTCATTGTTTTCCTGCGCGAAGGACATGGAGGATTCATGTTCATCCACAATGAAAAAACACATGACGTCTACTCTATCAAAGAGCGTATGCTCATAGAAGTAGCCAAGAGCATCGAGATCGCCTACGAACTCTGCGACATGTTTACTGACTACGATGTAGACATGGAAGTACATGCGGACATTAACACAAACCCCCAGTTCAAAAGTAACCTGGCCTTACGCGAAGCCATGGGTTATATACTGGGTATGGGCTTCGCCTTCAAAGCCAAGCCAGACGCATTTGCCAGTAGCTGCTGTGCCGATAAGGTAGTGAACTGA